Proteins from a genomic interval of Aspergillus flavus chromosome 7, complete sequence:
- a CDS encoding uncharacterized protein (expressed protein) has translation MGLDHSCCPLLSAFFLLAQLLLGVGESTRENHGSKVAATRRMDAMRSSEKGKGGRMEDPETEKQLRRVGTVWTENFPEGKRVGRNLKFYRPDCDDDELDWQID, from the coding sequence ATGGGCCTTGACCACTCTTGTTGTCCCCTTCTCAGcgcttttttccttcttgctcaGTTGTTACTGGGGGTAGGTGAAAGTACCAGGGAAAATCACGGGTCGAAGGTCGCCGCCACCAGAAGAATGGATGCGATGCGATCGAGCGAAAAAGGTAAGGGAGGGAGAATGGAGGATCCGGAGACCGAGAAGCAGTTAAGGAGGGTGGGAACAGTGTGGACAGAGAATTTCCCGGAAGGTAAAAGGGTTGGCAGGAACCTGAAATTCTATAGACCGGAttgcgatgatgatgaattggACTGGCAAATTGATTGA
- a CDS encoding fungal-specific transcription factor domain-containing protein: MSTTGENHTDSTSRPSPAPSATGSTGTSGITVRAGSNGQMSFRRQRASRACETCHARKVRCDAASLGVPCTNCVAFSIECKIPTPKRKKNQTKAKESSGSEENPQKETPKDDQSTTDGKDAFGYSSNRMAVDGMPVTSLTESQAAQQATQNGAYAQFMKPKFARAPIKEAGRVAYLGESSNLSLLVQDRHGTTDVVHYPLPPNIRGSRARLADLDNLELDILHQRGAFLLPPKPLCDELVDAYFKWVAPVVPIVNRSRFMRHYRDPKNPPSLLLLQAILLAGSRVCTNPQLMDANGSTTPAAMTFYKRAKALYDANYEDDRVTIVQALVLLGWYWEGPEDVTKNVFYWTRVAMVVAQGSGMHRSVESSQLSKPDKRLWKRIWWTLFTRDRSVAVALGRPIGINTDDSDVGMLTEDDFIEDEIDIAAEYPPDPVHVQFFLQYVKLCEIMGLVLAQQYSVASKSRRMNAMDLTHSDMALADWLQNCPKEVCWQRQNHHFWAALLHANYYTTLCLLHRAHMPPASSAPNSYRVEEMAYPSRTIAFQAAGMITSIVENLQTHQEIRYTPAFIVYSLFSALIMHVYQMRSSVPTVVATCQERINICMQALKDVSKVWLVAKMVRTLFESILGNKVLEERLQKAAGKRHQRIRHDTAQHQPPRKPDPPKRKFDDMDLGLPNGGPTPPVSYERSRPQTPAVTPSREMGQPGLNVPQGSPTGPPAGNSRGNTRPTTPFNAQFSLPATPPDLFLVTRTSPNLSPSLWENFQPDQLFPDGTAIFPELTSPQQTAVDPQLQMSSQLQTQGMDQRHMMPHQMSSRGLPGTQGSPEMISNIPPGLGMQGQQPPQVFGMENQQPWPMAGLEAALHTGVEAASQDDTWSNSSRSGPTAPTTLNVEDWFQFFGINGSFGDLSTSA, encoded by the exons ATGAGCACAACAGGAGAAAACCACACAGATTCTACTTCCAGACCAAGCCCGGCCCCGAGTGCCACGGGCTCAACGGGAACTTCAGGTATTACAGTGCGAGCGGGCTCAAACGGTCAGATGAGTTTCAGAAG ACAACGTGCGTCGCGTGCTTGTGAG ACATGCCATGCTCGAAAA GTACGCTGCGATGCTGCCAGTCTAGGTGTGCCATGCACCAACTGTGTGGCCTTTTCGATCGAGTGCAAGATCCCCACACCGAAACGCAAAAAGAACCAAACGAAAGCTAAGGAGAGCTCTGG TAGCGAAGAGAACCCCCAGAAAGAAACACCCAAAGACGACCAGTCGACGACGGACGGCAAGGATGCCTTCGGTTATTCAAGTAATCGAATGGCCGTCGACGGTATGCCTGTTACATCACTCACAGAGTCGCAGGCCGCTCAGCAAGCCACCCAAAATGGAGCATATGCCCAGTTTATGAAACCAAAGTTTGCGCGTGCCCCGATCAAAGAAGCTGGCCGCGTCGCTTACCTCGGCGAGTCCTCGAATCTTTCGCTCCTGGTGCAGGACCGCCATGGAACGACGGACGTCGTACACTATCCCCTCCCGCCCAATATTCGAGGATCTCGTGCTAGATTGGCGGATCTGGATAATTTGGAATTGGATATACTTCATCAGCGTGGTGCCTTCCTTCTGCCGCCAAAGCCCCTTTGTGACGAACTCGTCGATGCCTACTTCAAATGGGTTGCCCCCGTTGTACCCATCGTTAATCGCAGCCGGTTCATGCGGCACTACCGCGACCCAAAGAACCCACCGTCCCTACTGCTCCTTCAGGCTATACTTCTCGCTGGGTCCAGAGTCTGTACAAACCCCCAGTTGATGGATGCCAATGGTTCGACAACCCCGGCAGCGATGACATTTTACAAGCGGGCAAAAGCACTCTACGACGCTAATTATGAAGATGACCGTGTCACAATTGTTCAGGCGTTGGTACTCCTGGGCTGGTACTGGGAGGGCCCGGAGGACGTTACCAAAAACGTCTTCTACTGGACGAGAGTGGCCATGGTTGTAGCACAGGGGTCAGGTATGCACCGAAG CGTGGAATCGTCTCAACTGAGCAAGCCGGATAAAAGACTTTGGAAGCGAATCTGGTGGACCCTCTTTACAAGAGACCGATCCGTAGCAGTGGCCCTGGGGCGCCCAATCGGTATCAATACAGACGACTCGGACGTTGGAATGTTAACCGAGGACGATTTCATCGAAGACGAGATTGATATAGCAGCCGAGTACCCGCCGGACCCCGTGCATGTACAGTTCTTCCTGCAATATGTGAAGCTTTGTGAGATCATGGGATTGGTACTTGCGCAGCAGTACTCTGTGGCTTCGAAGTCGAGACGCATGAATGCTATGGACCTGACACACTCGGATATGGCCCTAGCAGATTGGCTCCAAAATTGCCCCAAAGAGGTGTGTTGGCAACGACAGAATCATCATTTCTGGGCCGCCCTCCTTCATGCGAACTATTA CACGACACTTTGTCTTTTGCATAGGGCGCACATGCCACCAGCTTCATCTGCCCCAAATAGTTACCGTGTAGAAGAGATGGCTTACCCCTCACGCACGATCGCGTTCCAAGCCGCTGGAATGATCACTTCCATCGTGGAAAACTTGCAAACGCATCAGGAGATTCGATATACACCAGCGTTCAT TGTCTACAGCTTGTTCTCGGCTCTGATCATGCACGTTTACCAAATGCGATCGTCTGTGCCAACAGTTGTGGCAACCTGCCAGGAGAGAATCAATATATGTATGCAAGCTCTGAAAGATGTCTCCAAAGTCTGGCTTGTGGCCAAGATGGTCCGTACTCTGTTCGAATCCATTCTGGGGAACAAAGTTCTGGAGGAGCGTCTCCAGAAAGCTGCAGGGAAAAGGCACCAAAGGATAAGGCACGACACGGCGCAACATCAGCCCCCAAGAAAACCGGATCCGCCAAAGCGGAAGTTCGACGATATGGATCTTGGTTTGCCAAATGGGGGTCCCACACCACCAGTCTCCTATGAACGCTCGCGGCCTCAGACGCCTGCAGTGACTCCCTCAAGGGAAATGGGACAACCTGGATTGAACGTTCCTCAAGGCTCTCCTACCGGTCCTCCAGCAGGCAACTCTCGAGGCAATACGCGGCCGACAACTCCATTTAATGCTCAATTTTCCCTTCCTGCAACGCCACCCGACCTCTTCCTTGTCACGCGTACTTCACCCAACCTTTCGCCTTCGCTGTGGGAGAACTTCCAGCCCGACCAGTTGTTCCCTGATGGCACTGCCATCTTCCCTGAGCTGACTTCCCCGCAGCAGACTGCCGTCGATCCACAATTACAGATGTCCTCTCAGTTACAGACACAAGGCATGGACCAGCGACATATGATGCCGCATCAGATGTCCTCCCGAGGTCTTCCCGGAACACAGGGAAGCCCGGAGATGATTTCGAACATCCCCCCGGGATTGGGCATGCAAGGTCAGCAGCCACCACAGGTGTTCGGAATGGAGAATCAGCAGCCTTGGCCCATGGCAGGTTTAGAGGCAGCCCTGCATACCGGGGTGGAGGCTGCTAGCCAGGATGACACCTGGAGTAATAGCTCCCGAAGTGGGCCAACCGCACCGACGACTTTGAACGTGGAAGACTG GTTCCAATTCTTTGGCATCAATGGTAGCTTTGGCGACCTGTCAACTTCAGCATGA
- a CDS encoding Cys/Met metabolism PLP-dependent enzyme-domain-containing protein, giving the protein MSASGSGAAPAASSSTNPAKKAFPSVDLEGHNLPPSPAPSSPHTGRRYAIATELVYTDSGDQYNASSVPIYQSATFKQTSGGGGGEYDYTRSGNPTRTHLERHLAKVMSAQRALVVSSGMAALDVITRLLRPGDEVVTGDDLYGGTHRLLKYLSTNGGIIVHHVDTTQPEKVREVLNEKTAMVLLETPTNPLIKIVDIPQIATAAHEVNSTCLVAVDNTMMSPMLLNPLELGADIVYESGTKYLSGHHDLMAGVIAVNDLALGERLYFPINASGCGLSPFDSWLLMRGVKTLKVRMDQQQANAQRIAEFLESHGFKVRYPGLRSHPQYDLHHSMARGAGAVLSFETGDVGVSERIVESAKLWAISVSFGCVNSLISMPCRMSHASIDAKTRQERAMPEDLIRLCVGIEDADDLIDDLTRALVQAGAVNLSLDDFQANTTTN; this is encoded by the exons ATGTCGGCTTCAGGATCCGGTGCCGCGCCCGCggcttcatcatcaaccaaTCCAGCAAAAAAGGCGTTTCCGAGCGTAGATCTCGAGGGTCACAATCTTCCTCCCTCACCTGCTCCTTCTAGTCCTCATACCGGAAGGCGCTATGCAATTGCCACAGAACTCGTCTATACCGACAGCGGCGACCAGTACAACGCTAGCAGCGTTCCTATCTACCAG AGTGCCACTTTTAAACAGACAtccggtggtggaggcgGAGAGTATGATTATACTCGCTCCGGCAATCCGACTAGAACGCACCTTGAACGCCACCTAGCCAAGGTCATGTCCGCTCAGCGTGCACTGGTTGTTTCCTCCGGCATGGCTGCATTGGATGTCATCACTCGGTTGCTTCGTCCTGGTGATGAAGTCGTGACCGGCGATGACCTCTACGGCGGAACACACCGTCTGCTTAAATACCTGTCAACCAATGGTGGTATCATCGTCCATCATGTTGACACCACCCAGCCCGAGAAGGTGCGGGAAGTGCTGAACGAGAAGACAGCCATGGTCCTGCTCGAAACCCCTACCAACCCCCTCATTAAGATCGTCGACATCCCCCAGATCGCTACCGCCGCACATGAAGTGAATTCTACCTGTCTTGTGGCTGTTGATAACACCATGATGTCTCCGATGTTGCTTAATCCTCTCGAACTGGGAGCAGACATTGTCTATGAGAGTGGAACGAAGTACTTGTCCGGTCACCACGATCTCATGGCTGGTGTGATCGCTGTCAACGACCTGGCTCTCGGCGAGCGATTGTACTTCCCAATCAACGCCTCTGGCTGTGGATTGTCTCCGTTCGATTCTTGGCTGTTGATGCGTGGAGTGAAGACCCTCAAGGTACGGATGGATCAGCAACAAGCGAACGCACAGCGTATTGCAGAATTCCTTGAGTCCCACGGGTTTAAGGTCCGGTACCCTGGGCTGCGGTCGCACCCTCAATATGACCTCCACCACTCGATGGCCcgtggagctggagctgtACTGTCATTCGAGACGGGCGACGTCGGTGTGAGTGAGCGTATTGTTGAGAGTGCCAAGCTATGGGCTATCAGCGTTAGCTTCGGCTGCGTGAACAGCTTGATCAGCATGCCTTGCCGGATGAGCCATGCTAGTATCGATGCGAAGACGCGCCAGGAGCGCGCCATGCCGGAAGATTTGATCCGCCTGTGCGTTGGCATTGAGGATGCAGATGATCTGATTGACGATCTGACAAGGGCG cTGGTACAAGCTGGTGCCGTCAACCTAAGCTTGGATGATTTCCAAGCGAACACGACCACCAACTGA
- a CDS encoding P-loop containing nucleoside triphosphate hydrolase protein: MPEIIDDKSQHCIPFLLERLKAHQERFGNDPARTPPFFLGLNGVQGAGKTVLVSTLQSTLRSPPYSLPVITLSLDDLYLTHEEQVNLAKSHPANPLLQHRGQPGTHDLPLAKEVFESLRAGRATAIPQYDKSAYAGQGDRVPESQWEIVNGEGQEKIKVVIFEGWCVGFRALDDQLLREKWDAAVLRKEKGDYDGRLGYVPFEAAKAVNDALKDYDLITDQLDALIHIDAQDLHFVYDWRQEQERTLLAAKGTGMTPEQVTHFVNGYYPSYELFTEGLRAGTFKPVPHTTTASRPSTGWEDRQLHLIVDRNRKVQEVRQI, from the exons ATGCCCGAAATAATCGACGACAAATCCCAACACTGCATCCCATTCCTCCTGGAGCGCTTAAAAGCCCACCAAGAGCGATTCGGCAACGACCCGGCCAGAACCCCACCATTCTTTCTGGGGTTGAACGGCGTCCAGGGAGCCGGAAAGACGGTGCTG GTGTCCACTCTACAATCGACTCTGCGTTCCCCGCCATACTCCCTCCCCGTTATCACTCTGTCGCTCGACGATCTATACCTCACCCACGAGGAACAGGTCAATCTCGCCAAGTCGCACCCGGCAAATCCACTACTGCAGCATCGCGGACAACCGGGGACCCATGATCTGCCATTAGCCAAGGAGGTCTTTGAATCTCTCCGCGCGGGCCGAGCCACGGCTATTCCGCAGTATGATAAATCGGCGTATGCGGGGCAAGGGGATCGCGTACCCGAGTCGCAATGGGAGATTGTTAACGGTGAGGGGCAGGAGAAGATAAAGGTCGTTATCTTCGAGGGCTGGTGTGTTGGTTTCCGCGCTTTGGATGATCAGCTCCTGCGCGAGAAGTGGGATGCTGCTGTTTTGCGGAAAGAGAAGGGCGACTATGATGGACGGCTGGGATATGTGCCGTTTGAGGCCGCCAAGGCTGTTAATGATGCGCTGAAGGACTATGATCTGATCACGGA TCAGCTGGATGCTTTGATCCATAT TGATGCCCAAGACCTACACTTCGTCTATGACTGGCGACAGGAACAAGAACGGACGCTTCTCGCTGCCAAAGGAACTGGCATGACTCCGGAACAAGTTACTCACTTTGTCAATGGCT ACTACCCCTCATATGAACTCTTCACCGAGGGCCTCCGAGCAGGTACCTTCAAACCTGTTCCACATACAACAACCGCATCTAGACCTTCTACGGGCTGGGAGGACAGACAGCTTCATTTGATCGTCGACAGAAACCGAAAAGTCCAAGAAGTCCGCCAAATATAG
- a CDS encoding putative peroxisomal multifunctional beta-oxidation protein AoFox2 (peroxisomal hydratase-dehydrogenase-epimerase) gives MSELRFDNQTVVVTGAGGGLGKAYATFFASRGANVVVNDLGGSHSGEGKSSKAADVVVEEIRAAGGKAVANYDSVENGEAIIDTAIKNFGRIDILINNAGILRDVSFKNMKDQDWDLITKVHTYGAYKCARAAWPHFRKQKYGRVINTASAAGLFGNFGQANYSAAKLGQVGFTETLAKEGAKYNIIANVIAPIAASRMTATIMPQDVLDILKPEWVVPLVAVLVHPSNTTETGGIYEVGGGHAAKLRWERAKGALLKTDDSLTPGAIARKWNDVNDFSQPEYPTGPADFMTLLEQGLKTPSAPSGQEPDFKGKVALVTGGGNGLGRAYCLLFAKYGASVVVNDLVDPEPVVQEIKKLGGQAVGNKASCEDGDAVVKTAIDAFGRIDILVNNAGILRDKAFTNMNDDLWNPVLNVHLRGTYKVTKAAWPYMLKQKYGRIVNTASTSGIYGNFGQANYAAAKLGILGFSRTLAIEGAKYNIKVNTIAPNAGTNMTRTIMPEEMVQAFKPDYVAPLVVLLSSDIVPGTGTKGLYECGSGWFTSTRWQRSGGHGFPVDVKLTPEEVVKNWKKITNFDDGRADHPEDSQAGSEKVMANMGNRSDAAEGGNDILANIEKAKQATTDGTAFDYADRDVILYNLSLGAKRTDLPFVYENNEHFQALPTFGVVPWFNTTVPYNMDDIVKNFSPMMLLHGEQYMEIRKFPIPTEAKTLTFPKLIDVVDKGAAALVVAGFTTKDAKTGEDLFYNESTVFIRGSGGFGGSPKPTAARPKGATAAYKAPQRKPDAVVEEKTSEDQAALYRLNGDRNPLHIDPEFSKVGGFKTPILHGLCSLGVSGKHVYSKFGAYKNIKVRFAGVVLPGQTLRTEMWKEGNTVLFQTTVVETGKPAISGAGVELLEGAKAKL, from the exons ATGTCTGAGCTGCGCTTCGACAACCAAACCGTCGTTGTGACGGGAGCTGGCGGTGGTCTCGGTAAGGCCTATGCTACCTTCTTTGCCTCGAGGGGCGCAAACGTCGTCGTGAACGACTTGGGTGGTTCCCACTCCGGTGAGGGCAAGTCATCAAAG GCTGCCGATGTGGTCGTCGAGGAGATCCGTGCTGCCGGAGGCAAGGCAGTCGCCAACTACGACAGCGTTGAGAACGGTGAAGCTATTATTGATACCGCCATCAAGAACTTTGGCCGcatcgatatcctcattAACAACGCCGGTATTCTCCGGGATGTCAGCTTTAAGAACATGAAGGACCAGGACTGGGACCTTATTACCAAAGTTCACACCTATGGTGCATACAAGTGCGCAAGAGCCGCATGGCCTCATTTCCGGAAACAGAAGTACGGCCGTGTCATCAACACTGCCTCGGCTGCGGGTCTGTTCGGTAACTTTGGCCAAGCCAACTACTCTG CGGCCAAGCTCGGTCAGGTCGGTTTCACCGAGACCCTCGCTAAGGAGGGTGCCAAGTACAACATCATTGCCAACGTTATTGCCCCTATCG CTGCTAGCCGCATGACTGCCACCATTATGCCTCAGGATGTTCTGGACATCCTTAAGCCCGAATGGGTTGTCCCCTTGGTGGCCGTTTTGGTGCACCCCTCCAACACAACCGAGACTGGTGGAATCTACGAAGTCGGCGGTGGCCATGCTGCTAAGTTGCGCTGGGAGCGTGCCAAGGGTGCTCTGCTCAAGACCGACGACTCCTTGACCCCTGGTGCTATCGCTAGGAAGTGGAATGATGTCAACGACTTCTCTCAGCCCGAGTACCCGACTGGTCCTGCTGACTTCATGACCCTCTTGGAGCAGGGCTTGAAGACCCCCAGCGCCCCGTCAGGCCAAGAGCCTGACTTCAAGGGCAAGGTTGCTCTTGTCACTGGTGGTGGTAACGG TCTCGGACGCGCGTACTGTTTGCTTTTCGCCAAGTATGGCGCCTCTGTGGTGGTGAACGATCTGGTCGACCCGGAGCCTGTTGTGCAGGAAATTAAGAAGCTGGGTGGTCAGGCCGTCGGTAACAAGGCTTCCTGCGAAGATGGCGACGCCGTTGTCAAGACTGCCATTGACGCTTTCGGACGTATCGATATCCTGGTTAACAACGCCGGTATCCTGCGTGACAAGGCCTTCACCAACATGAACGACGACCTGTGGAACCCCGTTCTCAATGTCCACCTCCGTGGTACCTACAAGGTTACCAAGGCTGCCTGGCCTTACATGCTCAAGCAGAAATATGGTCGTATCGTCAACACCGCTAGCACCAGCGGTATCTACGGTAACTTCGGCCAGGCCAACTACGCCGCGGCGAAGCTTGGTATCCTCGGTTTCTCTCGTACCCTCGCTATTGAGGGCGCCAAGTACAACATCAAGGTCAACACCATCGCTCCCAACGCCGGTACTAACATGACCCGTACTATCATGCCTGAGGAGATGGTCCAGGCCTTCAAGCCCGACTATGTTGCTCCTCTCGtcgttcttctttcctcggACATTGTCCCCGGAACCGGCACCAAGGGTCTGTACGAGTGTGGCAGCGGTTGGTTCACTAGCACTCGCTGGCAGCGTTCGGGCGGCCACGGCTTCCCCGTGGACGTCAAGTTGACCCCtgaggaggttgtgaagaactggaagaagatcacCAACTTCGACGACGGCCGTGCGGACCACCCCGAGGATAGCCAGGCCGGTTCTGAGAAGGTCATGGCCAACATGGGCAACCGCAGTGATGCCGCCGAGGGTGGCAACGACATCTTGGCCAACATcgagaaggccaagcaggCGACCACCGACGGAACTGCCTTTGACTACGCCGACCGGGATGTCATTCTCTACAACCTCAGCTTGGGTGCCAAGCGCACTGACCTGCCTTTCGTATACGAGAACAATGAGCACTTCCAGGCTCTTCCCACCTTCGGTGTGGTCCCTTGGTTCAACACCACCGTGCCTTACAACATGGACGACATTGTGAAGAACTTCTCCCCCATGATGCTGCTGCACGGTGAACAGTACATGGAGATCCGCAAATTCCCCATCCCCACCGAGGCCAAGACCCTGACCTTCCCCAAGCTCATTGATGTTGTCGACAAGGGCGCCGCTGCTCTCGTGGTCGCCGGTTTCACCACCAAGGACGCTAAGACTGGAGAGGACCTCTTCTATAACGAGTCCACCGTTTTCATCCGTGGCAGTGGCGGCTTCGGCGGATCCCCCAAGCCCACCGCTGCCCGCCCCAAGGGAGCCACCGCGGCCTACAAGGCTCCTCAGCGCAAGCCAGATGCTGTTGTCGAGGAGAAGACCTCCGAGGACCAGGCTGCCCTCTACCGTCTCAACGGTGACCGCAACCCTCTTCACATTGACCCTGAGTTCAGCAAGGTCGGTGGCTTCAAGACTCCTATCCTGCACGGTCTGTGCTCTCTGGGTGTCTCCGGCAAGCACGTGTACAGCAAGTTCGGTGCCTATAAGAACATCAAGGTTCGCTTCGCCGGTGTTGTCCTGCCCGGTCAGACTCTGAGGACCGAGATGTGGAAGGAGGGCAACACCGTCCTGTTCCAGACCACTGTTGTGGAGACTGGCAAGCCCGCCATCAGCGGCGCTGGTGTTGAGCTGTTGGAGGGAGCCAAGGCTAAACTGTAA
- a CDS encoding putative RING finger protein yields MVLSLPVPSFSKSPTTSTSTAPPLRPNDSNQSTTISEALRNNPFGITSRSLLIPPSAPTIADQNREQEELNNALEILARIFPDVKIEVFRELLVRFDGQSRLHVCVEQLLRHKKEWVAGRWNVPGDDAEAAPVTGSLVIPRNERFRTTEYKLAVRTVLLKEFSGLSKSTVDAVLAEVNFCYVRARPTLRDLSKRTWRATFNSLFPSFKSKKDKEESPLVVWQRHANGEVVPTLKETGCVELDRELHDALLAPLLSAKKVECEDRDRRLAEELNEEEAKAAAALYECECCLSDVTFEQISTCSESMHIICYGCIRRTIQEALFGQGWGKSVDVERSTLKCLTPFARDGCNGSLHPEVVKRAILLDKGGSETYVKFEGRLASEALLKSQLKLIRCPFCSYAEVDSVYHPSAKGITWRFRRDGIISTIILTVMLLDMIPLLVIPVIILYILDPSAVQNFLHNSFLNLCLKVRPKRFTCANPLCQRVSCITCQKPWRDPHVCFEPLLLDLRATVEAARTAAVKRTCPRCGLSFVKSSGCNKLTCVCGYSMCYLCRKGLSPPSKATQRFRPRQRQQENINPANAAENDDENLDDEEFEEPEGYKHFCEHFRINPGAHCTECNKCELYQDEDEEAVARRAGEKAEREWRMRQGMASLGVRSLQVNRSFSRPNKSAGDISLSGQGKGLNYWLDEVWREGRWKMEGQAFVDWVVERVVVIDEI; encoded by the coding sequence ATGGTCCTCTCGCTACCTGTcccaagcttctccaaatcccCAACAACGTCAACATCAACCGCCCCTCCCCTCCGCCCCAACGACAGCAaccaatccaccaccatcagCGAAGCCCTCCGCAACAACCCCTTCGGAATCACCTCGCGCTCGCTCCTAATCCCCCCATCTGCTCCTACAATCGCAGACCAAAACCGCGAACAAGAAGAACTAAACAACGCCCTAGAAATCCTCGCTCGGATCTTCCCAGACGTGAAGATCGAAGTCTTCCGGGAACTACTCGTACGGTTTGACGGGCAGAGCCGGCTGCATGTCTGCGTTGAGCAGCTCTTGCGTCATAAAAAGGAATGGGTGGCCGGCCGGTGGAATGTCCCCGGGGATGACGCCGAGGCGGCGCCGGTAACTGGGAGCCTGGTGATTCCGCGGAATGAACGGTTTCGGACGACTGAATACAAGCTTGCTGTGAGGACGGTGCTATTAAAGGAATTCAGCGGATTGAGCAAGAGTACGGTTGATGCGGTTCTGGCGGAAGTGAACTTTTGTTATGTGCGGGCGAGGCCGACGTTGAGGGATCTTTCGAAGAGGACGTGGCGGGCGACGTTTAACagtctttttccttcttttaagagtaagaaggataaggaggAGAGTCCGTTGGTTGTATGGCAGCGGCATGCGAATGGGGAGGTGGTTCCGACGTTGAAGGAGACGGGGTGTGTGGAGTTGGATCGGGAGTTGCATGATGCTTTGCTGGCGCCGTTGCTGAGCGCGAAGAAAGTGGAGTGTGAGGATCGGGATCGCAGGTTGGCGGAGGAGTTgaatgaggaagaggcgaaGGCCGCTGCTGCGCTTTACGAATGCGAGTGTTGTTTATCTGATGTGACGTTCGAGCAGATCTCGACTTGTTCGGAAAGCATGCATATCATCTGCTATGGTTGTATCCGGCGGACGATCCAGGAAGCGCTGTTTGGTCAGGGCTGGGGGAAGTCTGTCGACGTGGAGCGGTCGACCCTGAAGTGTTTGACCCCGTTCGCCCGTGATGGCTGTAATGGGAGCTTGCATCCGGAGGTTGTTAAACGAGCTATCCTCCTTGACAAGGGCGGATCTGAGACCTATGTTAAGTTTGAGGGTCGGCTGGCCTCAGAGGCTCTTCTCAAGTCGCAGCTGAAGCTCATTCGCTGTCCCTTTTGCTCGTACGCGGAGGTTGACTCGGTTTATCATCCCTCGGCGAAGGGGATCACCTGGCGCTTTCGTCGGGATGGGATCATCTCTACAATTATACTTACCGTCATGCTCCTAGACATGATACCCTTGCTCGTCATTCCCGTGATCATTCTCTACATTCTAGACCCATCCGCCGTTCAGAACTTCCTGCACAACTCGTTCCTAAACCTGTGTCTTAAGGTGCGGCCGAAGAGGTTCACCTGCGCAAACCCATTATGCCAACGGGTTAGTTGCATAACATGCCAAAAACCATGGCGTGACCCACACGTCTGCTTTGAGCCACTCTTACTCGACCTACGAGCTACAGTTGAGGCCGCCCGCACAGCTGCAGTGAAACGCACCTGTCCCCGCTGCGGCCTATCCTTCGTCAAATCTTCTGGCTGCAACAAATTAACCTGCGTCTGTGGATACTCCATGTGTTACCTCTGCCGCAAGGGCCTCAGCCCTCCATCCAAAGCCACGCAACGATTCCGCCCCAGACAACGTCAACAAGAAAACATCAACCCAGCAAACGCAGCAGAGAACGACGACGAAAACCTAGACGACGAGGAATTCGAAGAACCAGAGGGCTACAAGCATTTCTGCGAACATTTCCGCATCAACCCGGGAGCTCACTGTACCGAGTGCAACAAATGCGAACTGTAtcaagatgaagacgaagaggctGTCGCACGTCGAGCGGGTGAGAAAGCCGAACGCGAATGGCGCATGCGGCAAGGCATGGCAAGCCTCGGAGTCCGGTCTTTGCAGGTCAACAGGTCCTTCTCACGACCGAACAAGTCAGCCGGCGATATATCATTGTCGGGTCAAGGGAAGGGCCTGAACTACTGGCTGGATGAAGTGTGGCGGGAGGGTCGGTGGAAGATGGAAGGACAGGCCTTTGTGGATTGGGTGGTAGAACGGGTGGTTGTTATTGACGAGATTTGa